The genome window GCGCGTGTCTTCACCGACGATGGCGTGCCGCGCTGGTGGCTGGTCGGCGAGGGCGCCTCCGTCACGCCGCCGGCCGGCGTCGAGATGCTGTGCCTGCCGGGCGCCACGCCGCCGGATCCGTGTGCGGTGGTGCAGCAGCTCGCTGCGGCAGGCTTCAACGACGTTCTGATCGAATGCGGGCCGCGACTCGCGGGAGCCTGGTTGGCCGCCGGCGCGGTGGACGAGCTGCTGCTTTACGTGGCGCCGTCTCTGCTTGGCGACGCGGCGCGGCCGTTGGCGGCGCTGCCTGGGTTGGAACGCTTGGCCGATCGCGTGCAGCTGCGCTGGACGGATGTACGGCAGCTGGGCACGGATCTGCGCATCACCGCCACGCCCGTGGCGGGTCAACAGGAGGGCTGAGCATGTTTACCGGGCTGATCGAGGCCATGGGCCGACTCGAGCAGGTCAGCGAGCGCGACGGCGACCGTCGGCTGCGCATCGTTACGCCATCGGGCTTTCTGGAGGGCGTAGAAGTGGGGGCCAGCATTGCCACCTCCGGGGTCTGTCTCACGGCCGTGGCGCTGGACGGCGACGTCTTCGAGGCCGATGTCTCGGTCGAGACGCTGGACGCCACCACCGCGCGCGAATGGGAGGCCGGCCGGCCGCTGAATCTGGAGCATTCGCTGACGCTGGCCAAGCCGCTCGGCGGTCATCTGGTCTCCGGCCACGTCGACGGCGTCGGCCGGTTGGTTGACCGCCAAGAGGATGCGCGCAGCTGGCGGCTGGAGCTGGAGGTGCCGGAGGCGCTGTCGCGCTACATCGCGCGCAAGGGCTCGGTGGCCGTCGACGGCATCAGCCTGACCGTCAACGACGTCGAGGGCAGCTGCTTTGGCGTTAACATCGTGCCCCACACATGGGCCCACACGACATTGGGCACCACCGAAGTGGGGGCGGCCGTCAACATTGAGGTCGATCTCATCGCACGCTATACCGAGCGGCTGCTGGCCGCGGGCAACGGATCATGAACAAGCCGGACAAGATGGCAACACAGGCCGCGGGCGAGGGCACTACCGACGGCGCGCTCGACAATATCGCCGATGTTGTTGCCGACATTCGCGCGGGAAAGATGGTCGTCATCATGGACGACGAGAACCGCGAGAACGAGGGCGACATCATCATGGCCGCCGAGCATGTACGTGCCGAGGACATCAATTTCATGGCTCGTCACGCGCGCGGCCTGATCTGCCTGACGCTGTCGCCCGAGCGCTGCCGCCAGCTGCGTCTGCCGCCGATGGTCGCGCACGGCGATGACGCGCATCGCACCGCTTTCACCGTTTCCATCGAGGCCGCCGAGGGCGTGACGACCGGCATCTCCGCTTTCGACCGCGCGCACACGATTCGCACCGCGGTGAAGCCGGACGCTTCGCCGCAGGATCTGGTGCAGCCGGGGCACGTATTCCCGCTGATGGCGCAGCCCGGTGGCGTGCTGACGCGCGCCGGCCACACCGAGGCGGGCTGCGATCTGGCGCGACTGGCCGGCGTCGAGCCGGCGGCGGTCATCGTCGAGATCATGAACGAGGACGGCACTATGGCGCGCCGGCCGGATCTGGAGGTCTTCGCGCGCGAGCACGGCCTGAAGATCGGCACCATCGCTGACCTCATCCGCTACCGCCTGCAAGAGGAACACAGCGTCGAGCGCGTCGCCGAGTCGCGCGTCGACACCGAGTTCGGGCCCTTCCGCCTG of Algiphilus aromaticivorans DG1253 contains these proteins:
- a CDS encoding riboflavin synthase → MFTGLIEAMGRLEQVSERDGDRRLRIVTPSGFLEGVEVGASIATSGVCLTAVALDGDVFEADVSVETLDATTAREWEAGRPLNLEHSLTLAKPLGGHLVSGHVDGVGRLVDRQEDARSWRLELEVPEALSRYIARKGSVAVDGISLTVNDVEGSCFGVNIVPHTWAHTTLGTTEVGAAVNIEVDLIARYTERLLAAGNGS
- the ribBA gene encoding bifunctional 3,4-dihydroxy-2-butanone-4-phosphate synthase/GTP cyclohydrolase II, with the protein product MVVIMDDENRENEGDIIMAAEHVRAEDINFMARHARGLICLTLSPERCRQLRLPPMVAHGDDAHRTAFTVSIEAAEGVTTGISAFDRAHTIRTAVKPDASPQDLVQPGHVFPLMAQPGGVLTRAGHTEAGCDLARLAGVEPAAVIVEIMNEDGTMARRPDLEVFAREHGLKIGTIADLIRYRLQEEHSVERVAESRVDTEFGPFRLISYEDSADNTVHLAMVRGTIRPDEPALVRVHLRNTLADTLGVRHPDFGWPLRRALQRIAEEDHGVLVVLRKPESPREVAQQIQELSMHAHAEGPVTTGDDHEEVLRTYGIGAQILSDLGVRKMRVLSAPKRMQGISGFDLEVTEYVPCD